A single Mangrovimonas sp. YM274 DNA region contains:
- a CDS encoding DUF748 domain-containing protein translates to MGKGKKIRLIVLLAIVVITALAVSKVNSVVKSKVENYLSASLPETLKLEYANLDLNVWSGNATLKDVKLQNFQKGGNKLISKVNLETLAIKDVGYLAYLFNDNIAIDHIQLTRPKLTFFSDQNRDSLVDTSKESKPFKYKLKVKKVQIEQAGIDIVEAKTDSILLQVTNLDLGLDKVFLDEEVLKQKIPIDYEAYQVAFDSLFYVIGPYENMTIGASQLSEKDMVFKDFRIFTKYSKYDLSNHISIERDFADVVFDSVVLKDYQVGFSESGRVLFASPKMELLNPQAEFFRDKLVADDPKIKPLYNEMLRDLSFDLNIDSLLIKNASVAYAERVKQDNYGGKITFSNLNAKISNVSNTYRSPEKTEIKIEANFMEHAPLKVDWSFDVNDPQGAFVFQAELDRLKVHDINKFSEPNLRVKFEGEIEQLYFTVGGNNNFSQVDMRAKYEDFHIVVLKKDGSAPNKFLSGVLNALVANNSDRLPDHFREGHKSGIERDKTKSVFNYFWINAKEGLLKTMVNHKRKHKT, encoded by the coding sequence ATGGGTAAGGGTAAGAAAATCAGGTTGATAGTTCTTTTGGCTATTGTTGTTATAACTGCTTTGGCGGTTAGTAAAGTGAATTCGGTTGTAAAGAGCAAGGTTGAAAATTACCTTTCTGCATCTCTCCCGGAAACCCTTAAGCTTGAGTATGCCAATTTGGATTTGAACGTCTGGAGTGGCAATGCTACGTTAAAAGATGTAAAGCTGCAGAATTTTCAAAAGGGCGGTAATAAACTTATTTCGAAGGTAAACCTGGAGACCTTGGCAATAAAGGATGTTGGATATTTGGCGTATCTGTTTAATGATAATATAGCTATTGACCACATTCAATTGACCCGTCCTAAGTTAACTTTCTTTAGTGATCAGAATCGAGATAGTTTGGTTGACACCTCAAAGGAGTCTAAACCTTTTAAGTATAAACTTAAGGTTAAGAAGGTTCAAATAGAACAAGCAGGGATTGATATAGTGGAGGCGAAAACAGATTCTATACTATTGCAAGTTACCAATCTTGATTTGGGTTTGGATAAGGTGTTTTTAGATGAGGAGGTGCTAAAGCAAAAAATACCTATTGATTATGAAGCTTATCAGGTGGCTTTCGATTCTTTGTTTTATGTTATCGGTCCTTATGAAAACATGACTATTGGTGCTTCTCAATTATCAGAAAAGGACATGGTGTTTAAGGATTTTAGGATATTTACGAAATATTCCAAATACGACCTTTCCAATCATATATCTATTGAAAGAGATTTTGCCGATGTCGTCTTTGATTCGGTGGTTTTGAAGGATTACCAGGTTGGTTTTTCTGAAAGTGGTAGGGTGTTGTTTGCCAGTCCTAAAATGGAGCTCCTGAATCCGCAAGCAGAATTCTTTAGGGATAAATTGGTGGCCGATGATCCAAAAATTAAACCTCTTTACAACGAAATGCTTCGGGATTTGAGTTTTGATTTGAATATTGATTCACTTTTAATAAAAAATGCATCTGTAGCTTATGCTGAAAGAGTAAAACAAGACAATTACGGAGGGAAGATTACCTTTTCTAACCTAAACGCCAAGATTTCCAATGTAAGTAACACCTATAGATCTCCTGAAAAAACAGAGATAAAAATAGAAGCCAATTTTATGGAGCATGCCCCATTAAAAGTAGATTGGTCTTTTGATGTGAATGATCCTCAAGGAGCATTTGTGTTTCAGGCAGAATTGGATCGATTGAAAGTGCATGATATCAATAAGTTTTCCGAGCCTAATCTAAGAGTGAAGTTTGAAGGGGAGATAGAGCAGTTGTACTTTACGGTTGGGGGAAATAATAACTTCTCGCAGGTGGATATGCGTGCCAAATACGAGGACTTTCATATTGTAGTTTTAAAAAAGGATGGATCTGCGCCTAACAAGTTTTTGTCTGGAGTGCTAAATGCCTTGGTGGCTAATAATAGTGATAGGTTGCCGGATCATTTCAGGGAAGGCCATAAATCGGGAATTGAACGCGATAAAACCAAATCGGTATTCAATTATTTTTGGATCAATGCTAAGGAAGGTTTGTTAAAAACCATGGTAAACCACAAGCGAAAGCATAAAACCTAG
- a CDS encoding ATP-dependent helicase has translation MEKYLSQLNEAQLAPTIQKDGPMIVIAGAGSGKTRVLTYRIAYLMSQGVDPFNILSLTFTNKAAREMKERIATIVGQSEAKNLWMGTFHSIFAKILRFEADRLGYPSNFTIYDAQDSDKLIGSIIREMGLDKDVYKAKQIRSRISSYKNNLITVKAYFNNPELRESDAAARRPKMGEIYRNYVERCFKAGAMDFDDLLLKTNELLTRFPDVLAKYQDRFRYILVDEYQDTNHSQYLIVRALSDRFQNICVVGDDAQSIYAFRGANINNILNFQKDYDGVKMFRLEQNYRSTKNIVNAANSIIDKNQTKLDKVVWTANDEGGKIKVNRLMTDGDEGRYVASSIFENKMNEQLKNSDFAILYRTNAQSRAMEDALRKRDIPYRIYGGLSFYQRKEIKDILSYLRLVINPSDEEALKRVINFPPRGIGQTTVDRLLVAANGYKRSMFEVMQNLDKVDLKINSGTKGKLRDFVLMLESFQVMNQTANAFELAEHITKVTGLIKEFNKDGTPEGVAKMENIEELLNGIKDFVEGQKELADATGSLTEFLEDVALATDMDKDNEDDDKVALMTIHLAKGLEFPYVYIVGMEEDLFPSAMSSNSRSDLEEERRLFYVALTRAEKQAYLTYTVSRYRWGKLIDAEPSRFIEEIDEQYLEVLTPVQEQRFNPMLDADIFGDVPPNKVRFKKPPIKKKMEKTPPKFVPPAKLKPMAKAKESEVTNLFDGELGVGNIVEHMRFGKGEVLKIEGQGADTKAEINFEIGGVKKLLLRFAKLKVLG, from the coding sequence TTGGAGAAGTATTTAAGTCAGCTGAATGAAGCGCAGTTAGCCCCAACCATTCAAAAGGATGGGCCTATGATAGTGATTGCAGGAGCGGGATCTGGCAAAACCCGAGTGCTAACCTATAGGATTGCCTATTTAATGAGTCAGGGGGTAGATCCTTTCAATATATTGTCCTTGACGTTTACCAACAAGGCAGCGCGCGAGATGAAAGAGCGTATTGCAACTATTGTAGGACAAAGTGAGGCCAAAAACCTTTGGATGGGAACATTCCACTCCATATTTGCCAAAATTCTACGTTTTGAAGCTGATAGATTGGGGTATCCAAGTAATTTCACTATTTATGATGCTCAGGATTCTGATAAACTGATTGGTTCCATTATAAGGGAAATGGGATTGGATAAAGATGTCTATAAGGCCAAACAGATTCGTTCCAGAATTTCTTCTTATAAAAACAACCTTATTACGGTTAAGGCCTATTTTAATAATCCAGAGCTTCGGGAGTCCGATGCTGCTGCAAGAAGACCTAAAATGGGAGAAATCTATAGAAATTATGTAGAACGCTGTTTTAAGGCGGGCGCTATGGATTTTGATGATTTGTTGTTAAAAACCAATGAGCTTTTAACCAGGTTTCCTGATGTGTTGGCTAAGTATCAAGATAGATTCCGTTATATTTTGGTAGATGAGTACCAAGATACCAACCACTCACAGTATTTGATAGTAAGAGCCTTGTCTGATCGTTTCCAAAATATCTGTGTGGTTGGTGATGATGCCCAGAGTATCTATGCTTTTAGGGGCGCCAACATCAACAACATTTTAAACTTCCAGAAGGATTATGACGGTGTGAAAATGTTCCGTTTGGAACAGAACTACCGTTCCACAAAAAATATCGTTAACGCCGCCAATTCCATCATCGATAAAAACCAAACAAAATTGGATAAAGTAGTTTGGACAGCCAATGATGAAGGGGGGAAAATTAAGGTCAACCGTTTAATGACGGACGGTGACGAAGGGCGTTACGTGGCGAGTTCTATTTTTGAAAATAAAATGAATGAACAGCTTAAAAACAGTGATTTCGCCATTTTATATCGTACCAATGCACAGTCCAGAGCGATGGAGGACGCCTTGAGAAAACGTGATATCCCTTATCGTATTTATGGAGGCCTGTCTTTCTATCAACGTAAAGAAATTAAGGATATCCTTTCGTATTTAAGATTGGTAATCAATCCTTCCGATGAGGAAGCTTTAAAAAGAGTCATCAATTTCCCGCCAAGGGGAATTGGTCAAACCACCGTCGATCGGTTATTGGTAGCGGCCAACGGTTATAAGCGTTCTATGTTTGAGGTGATGCAAAACCTAGATAAGGTTGATTTGAAAATCAACTCAGGAACTAAAGGGAAATTGCGTGATTTCGTTTTAATGCTGGAGAGTTTTCAGGTGATGAACCAAACTGCTAATGCCTTTGAATTGGCAGAGCATATTACCAAGGTAACAGGATTAATTAAGGAGTTCAATAAGGATGGCACACCAGAAGGGGTTGCCAAAATGGAAAATATTGAGGAGCTCTTGAACGGTATTAAGGATTTCGTAGAAGGTCAAAAGGAGTTGGCTGATGCAACGGGATCGTTAACCGAGTTTTTGGAAGATGTTGCTTTGGCAACCGATATGGATAAGGATAACGAGGACGATGACAAAGTCGCTTTGATGACCATTCACTTGGCAAAAGGACTGGAATTCCCTTATGTGTACATTGTGGGAATGGAGGAAGATTTGTTTCCAAGTGCTATGAGTTCAAATTCCAGAAGTGATTTGGAAGAAGAACGCCGTTTGTTTTATGTAGCATTAACGCGCGCTGAAAAACAAGCCTATTTAACTTATACAGTTTCTCGTTACCGTTGGGGAAAATTGATAGATGCAGAGCCTAGTAGGTTTATTGAAGAAATTGATGAGCAATATTTGGAGGTCTTAACGCCGGTTCAAGAGCAGCGTTTCAATCCTATGTTGGATGCTGATATTTTTGGAGACGTACCGCCTAATAAAGTAAGGTTTAAGAAGCCTCCAATAAAAAAGAAAATGGAGAAAACACCGCCTAAATTTGTACCGCCTGCGAAATTAAAACCAATGGCCAAAGCAAAAGAGAGCGAGGTAACCAATCTATTTGATGGCGAACTTGGCGTAGGCAATATTGTAGAGCACATGCGATTTGGAAAAGGAGAGGTGCTCAAAATTGAGGGGCAAGGAGCCGATACCAAAGCGGAAATCAATTTTGAAATAGGAGGCGTTAAAAAACTATTGTTGCGTTTTGCTAAACTAAAGGTGTTAGGATAG
- a CDS encoding adenylate/guanylate cyclase domain-containing protein, whose translation MHFRELRICTVIIYFAIFFTKGFSQNQKTADSLITVYETHVSNQNNLSLIFKIINETINADTKLKFSNLLIEKAPKDSLILQYSGYLQKANALSEKADFPEALECYFSSLKYAEKTKTDAFIGAALIGIADTYSNVDNPHNAQKYYLEGIEKLRLTKDSLKLGNALYNVGDNYLKTGNTNDALSYTNKAGSIFKNLKDIRAMAYVDGNLGRAYAEKEKYELALEKIKSAIETLEKLEDYYPIPEFLIYMSDIYVKKGDIKKALTYANKSLNLAKKYHLDDQLSETYLKLSNLYEAQGNFKDSHFNYKQHILYRDSIANLKNIQKMSALRTNYEVSKKEAEVNILQKEAEISQLKDRRQKAAIYATAAIIFLISLLAWGLYRRYKFINKTKIIIENEKKRSDDLLKNILPEKTAEELKQHGKVKAQKIKNATVLFTDFVGFTKYSEHLPPQQLVESIDYYFSKFDEIISRYQLEKIKTVGDAYMCASGLHNHSQDHTNNMILAAMDIIHFVNHTKSSNTELSSNFDIRIGINTGPVVAGVVGTKKFAYDIWGDTVNVASRMESCSLPGKINISHNTYKIVKNEFECEYRGKVEVKNRGIMKMYFVNSKNNSSLTIDS comes from the coding sequence ATGCACTTTAGAGAATTGAGAATTTGCACGGTCATAATTTACTTTGCAATATTCTTCACAAAGGGGTTTTCTCAAAACCAAAAAACCGCTGATAGTTTAATTACTGTCTACGAAACTCATGTGTCCAACCAAAACAACCTATCTCTAATTTTCAAAATTATAAATGAAACTATAAACGCAGATACCAAACTAAAATTCTCAAACCTTCTTATCGAAAAAGCCCCAAAAGACTCTTTAATACTGCAGTATTCTGGCTACCTGCAAAAAGCCAATGCCTTGAGCGAAAAAGCAGACTTTCCTGAAGCACTAGAATGTTATTTTTCGAGTTTAAAATATGCAGAAAAAACCAAAACCGATGCGTTTATCGGAGCCGCACTCATTGGGATAGCAGACACGTACTCTAATGTAGACAATCCACACAACGCCCAAAAATATTACCTGGAAGGAATTGAAAAATTACGGCTTACAAAAGATTCATTGAAATTGGGAAATGCCCTATACAATGTTGGCGACAACTATTTAAAAACCGGAAATACCAATGATGCTCTCAGCTACACAAATAAAGCTGGCAGTATTTTTAAAAACCTCAAGGACATTAGAGCTATGGCCTATGTAGATGGGAATCTTGGAAGGGCTTACGCTGAAAAGGAAAAGTATGAGCTTGCTTTAGAAAAAATAAAATCTGCTATAGAAACTCTCGAAAAATTAGAAGACTATTACCCCATACCTGAATTCCTTATTTATATGTCCGACATCTATGTAAAAAAAGGAGATATAAAAAAAGCGTTAACCTATGCCAATAAAAGTTTAAACCTCGCTAAAAAATACCATCTCGATGACCAACTAAGTGAAACCTATTTAAAATTGTCAAACCTTTATGAAGCACAAGGAAATTTCAAGGACTCCCATTTTAATTATAAACAGCATATCCTATACAGAGACAGTATCGCAAACTTAAAAAATATTCAAAAAATGTCTGCTCTAAGAACCAATTATGAGGTTTCAAAAAAAGAGGCAGAGGTTAATATCCTCCAGAAAGAAGCTGAAATATCCCAACTCAAAGATCGTAGGCAAAAGGCCGCCATTTACGCCACTGCCGCTATTATATTTTTAATTTCACTTTTGGCATGGGGACTTTACAGGCGCTATAAATTCATCAATAAAACCAAAATCATTATTGAAAATGAGAAAAAACGCTCAGATGACTTACTAAAAAACATTCTCCCAGAAAAAACTGCGGAGGAACTTAAGCAACACGGTAAGGTAAAAGCTCAAAAAATCAAAAATGCCACCGTATTGTTCACCGATTTTGTTGGCTTCACAAAATACTCAGAACACCTGCCACCTCAGCAATTAGTTGAAAGTATTGACTATTATTTTTCAAAATTCGATGAAATTATAAGTCGCTACCAGCTGGAAAAAATAAAAACAGTTGGGGATGCCTACATGTGCGCTAGCGGTCTGCACAATCATAGTCAGGATCACACGAACAACATGATTTTGGCTGCAATGGATATTATTCATTTTGTTAACCACACTAAATCGTCAAACACAGAACTTTCTTCCAATTTCGACATCCGGATAGGCATCAACACAGGACCTGTGGTGGCCGGTGTGGTAGGAACCAAAAAATTTGCTTATGACATTTGGGGTGACACCGTTAATGTGGCTTCCAGAATGGAGTCCTGCTCCCTTCCCGGAAAAATCAACATTTCACATAACACCTATAAAATTGTCAAAAACGAATTTGAGTGCGAATACCGCGGAAAGGTTGAAGTAAAAAACCGAGGCATTATGAAAATGTATTTTGTTAACTCCAAAAACAATTCCTCATTAACCATTGATTCTTAA
- a CDS encoding L-threonylcarbamoyladenylate synthase: MAQLIRIYEENPNPREIDKVVKVLKGGGLIIYPTDTVYGLGCDIQNSKALERVAKIKNVKLEKANFSFICEDLSNLSDYVKQIDTTTFKILKRALPGPYTFILPGAKTLPSVFKKKKTVGIRVPNNNIALEIVRQLGNPIISTSIRDEDEILEYTTDPELIHEKWDNLVDLVIDGGYGDNEASTVIDLSEEEPLIVREGKGSLEIF; encoded by the coding sequence ATGGCCCAGTTGATAAGAATTTACGAGGAAAATCCGAACCCCAGAGAGATTGACAAAGTGGTTAAGGTTTTGAAGGGTGGGGGATTGATAATTTACCCAACCGATACGGTTTATGGTTTGGGGTGCGACATCCAAAACTCCAAGGCCTTGGAACGTGTTGCAAAAATTAAGAATGTGAAATTGGAAAAGGCTAATTTTTCATTTATATGTGAAGACCTCAGTAATTTAAGTGATTACGTAAAGCAAATAGATACCACTACATTTAAAATTCTAAAAAGAGCTTTGCCCGGGCCTTATACCTTTATTCTACCGGGAGCCAAAACACTTCCTTCGGTTTTTAAGAAAAAGAAAACTGTTGGGATAAGGGTGCCAAATAATAATATTGCTCTCGAAATCGTGAGGCAGTTGGGGAACCCTATCATTTCAACCTCTATTCGTGATGAGGATGAAATTTTAGAGTATACTACCGATCCCGAATTGATCCATGAAAAATGGGATAATTTGGTGGACTTGGTTATAGATGGTGGCTACGGTGATAATGAAGCCTCTACAGTCATTGACCTTTCGGAAGAAGAGCCATTAATTGTCCGTGAAGGAAAAGGATCTCTGGAAATTTTTTAG
- a CDS encoding OmpA family protein, which produces MKKLMLLSASAMLLFGSCVSKKEYAALEAKHKETQDLLNSATVKLNSCLSDKAAATARLEGMQEQLADLRRTNQDLIDTKGNLTTLTQKGAENLEKSLESLKEKDLKITRLQEALTKKDSVTLAIVSSLKKEVGINDPDIEINVEKGVVFISIADKLLFQSGSYNVTSRAKEVLAKVAKVINSKPNFEAMVEAHTDNVPYQRGVLLDNWDLSVKRATSVVRVLESLDVSPQQLIAAGRAEFVPLASNDTAEDRAKNRRTRIVVLPKIDQFYDMIEEEMKNLSNEG; this is translated from the coding sequence ATGAAAAAACTAATGTTATTGAGTGCTTCTGCCATGTTGCTTTTTGGATCTTGTGTGTCTAAAAAAGAATATGCTGCACTTGAAGCCAAACACAAAGAAACTCAGGACTTATTAAATAGCGCTACCGTAAAACTTAACAGTTGTCTATCAGATAAAGCAGCCGCTACGGCTCGCTTGGAGGGTATGCAAGAACAACTTGCAGATTTGCGCAGAACCAACCAAGACTTGATCGATACTAAGGGAAATTTGACGACCCTTACCCAAAAAGGAGCTGAAAACCTTGAAAAATCATTAGAGAGCCTTAAAGAAAAAGATTTAAAAATTACGCGTCTTCAAGAAGCTTTAACCAAAAAGGACAGTGTAACACTAGCCATTGTTTCAAGTTTGAAGAAAGAAGTTGGTATCAACGATCCAGATATAGAAATCAACGTGGAAAAAGGTGTTGTATTCATCTCTATCGCTGATAAATTGTTATTCCAAAGTGGCAGCTACAATGTGACTAGCAGAGCTAAAGAAGTGTTGGCAAAGGTAGCTAAGGTTATTAACAGTAAACCAAACTTTGAAGCCATGGTAGAAGCTCACACCGATAATGTACCTTACCAAAGAGGTGTATTGTTGGACAACTGGGATTTAAGTGTTAAGCGTGCTACATCGGTAGTGAGAGTATTGGAAAGTTTAGATGTAAGCCCGCAACAGCTTATCGCTGCTGGTCGTGCTGAATTTGTACCTTTGGCTTCTAATGATACCGCTGAAGACAGAGCTAAAAACAGACGTACTAGAATTGTAGTACTTCCTAAAATTGACCAATTCTACGACATGATTGAGGAAGAAATGAAAAACCTTTCCAACGAAGGTTAA
- a CDS encoding T9SS type A sorting domain-containing protein, with product MKKLLLLGCFAALGTINTFGQTTFGWETLQTSASTSKSETIDGITLTATTPGGTTNMTVGSAVFPGLSGKSLQCYTSSTIFTFDTPVNITSMVLVSFYTEEDFPFTLTPEGEENEAVTVENSEYSATATLNWENVTSFTVTSPITFAIFDNLIVENATLSTSEIAMEEIALYPNPTSSTLHITGITGITSAEVFNSLGQLVLRNAASEIHVEALSPGVYILKVTTDKGNFTKQFVKE from the coding sequence ATGAAAAAACTTTTACTTTTAGGCTGCTTTGCAGCATTAGGAACTATCAACACTTTCGGACAAACCACTTTTGGATGGGAAACCCTTCAAACAAGTGCTTCTACCTCTAAATCTGAAACTATTGATGGAATTACCCTAACTGCTACAACACCTGGAGGAACCACCAACATGACTGTCGGCTCTGCTGTTTTTCCTGGCCTTTCAGGCAAATCACTTCAATGCTATACTTCTTCCACCATATTTACATTTGACACTCCTGTGAATATTACATCAATGGTCTTAGTTAGCTTTTACACTGAAGAAGATTTCCCATTTACATTAACTCCAGAAGGAGAGGAAAATGAAGCTGTAACCGTAGAAAACTCAGAATACTCAGCTACGGCCACTTTAAATTGGGAAAATGTAACTTCTTTTACAGTCACTTCACCTATAACTTTTGCCATATTTGATAACTTAATTGTAGAAAATGCTACTTTAAGCACTTCTGAAATAGCAATGGAGGAAATAGCGCTTTATCCTAACCCAACGTCTTCTACATTACATATTACGGGGATTACAGGCATCACTTCAGCCGAAGTTTTTAATAGCTTAGGGCAATTGGTATTGCGTAATGCTGCTTCAGAAATCCATGTAGAAGCACTTAGCCCTGGAGTGTACATTTTAAAAGTGACTACCGATAAAGGAAACTTTACAAAGCAATTTGTAAAAGAATAG
- a CDS encoding glycosyltransferase family 2 protein, with amino-acid sequence MSTRIAIVILNWNGKQLLEQFLPSVVSHSQGAAIYVADNASTDDSIAFVKVAYPEIIVIQNQENGGYAKGYNDALKQVDADIFCLLNSDIEVSPNWLSPIINEFDNNPNTAIVQPKLLDYKRKDHFEYAGAGGGFIDKFGYPFCRGRIFDTLETDTGQYNDNANIFWASGACFFIRKDAFNSLNGFDESFFAHMEEIDLCWRAFNLGYTTKYIGASTVYHVGGATLQSSNPRKTYLNFRNSLYTLTKNACGPIFFLILTRLILDGIAALKFLFELKFKHILSILKAHFSYYAHLPKLLKQREHITQQKHYYKYASILVRYYLKGQKTYR; translated from the coding sequence GTGAGCACACGCATAGCTATTGTCATTTTAAACTGGAACGGAAAACAACTTTTGGAACAATTCCTGCCCTCTGTGGTATCGCATTCCCAAGGAGCCGCCATTTACGTAGCCGATAATGCCTCTACAGATGATTCCATTGCCTTTGTAAAAGTTGCCTATCCAGAAATCATCGTTATTCAAAATCAGGAAAATGGTGGCTATGCCAAAGGCTACAATGATGCTCTTAAACAGGTAGACGCTGATATTTTTTGCTTACTGAATAGTGATATTGAAGTGAGTCCAAATTGGCTTTCCCCCATAATTAATGAGTTTGACAATAACCCCAACACCGCCATTGTACAGCCAAAACTTCTAGATTACAAGCGAAAGGATCACTTTGAATACGCAGGGGCCGGCGGCGGCTTTATAGACAAATTTGGCTATCCTTTTTGCCGAGGCAGAATCTTTGACACTCTAGAAACCGATACCGGCCAATACAATGACAACGCTAACATATTTTGGGCCTCAGGAGCCTGTTTCTTTATACGTAAAGACGCCTTCAATTCCCTAAATGGTTTTGATGAGTCCTTTTTTGCCCATATGGAAGAAATTGATCTGTGTTGGCGTGCCTTTAATTTAGGCTACACTACTAAATATATAGGTGCTTCCACTGTTTATCATGTTGGTGGAGCGACATTGCAATCCAGCAACCCAAGAAAAACTTATCTTAATTTTAGGAACAGCCTCTATACCCTTACCAAAAATGCCTGTGGGCCAATTTTCTTTTTAATATTAACACGATTGATTTTGGACGGCATTGCAGCGCTTAAATTTTTGTTTGAATTAAAATTCAAACATATTCTTTCCATTTTAAAGGCGCATTTTAGTTATTATGCTCACTTACCTAAATTACTAAAACAACGCGAACACATCACACAACAAAAGCACTATTATAAATACGCTTCAATTCTTGTAAGATATTATTTGAAAGGACAAAAAACATATAGATAA
- a CDS encoding type I restriction enzyme HsdR N-terminal domain-containing protein has protein sequence MQNLNFPKFSFRFKSSENKISIFDEIRKKFIILQPEEWVRQHCVHYLMEVKKYPKPLINVEKELTVNNLKKRYDIVIFNTDGSIHLIVECKAPSVPISQSTFDQIARYNLTLDAAFLMVTNGINHYYCQMDFEEERYTFLRDLPSYYPNPSTL, from the coding sequence ATGCAAAACCTAAACTTTCCTAAGTTTTCATTCCGTTTCAAAAGTAGCGAAAATAAAATTTCTATTTTCGATGAGATTCGTAAAAAATTCATCATCCTTCAACCCGAGGAATGGGTACGCCAGCATTGTGTGCATTACCTTATGGAGGTGAAAAAATATCCAAAACCGCTCATCAATGTTGAAAAAGAACTAACTGTTAACAACTTAAAAAAACGCTACGACATTGTTATATTTAATACCGATGGCAGTATTCACCTTATCGTAGAATGCAAGGCTCCTTCTGTACCGATTAGCCAAAGCACTTTCGACCAGATAGCCCGTTACAATTTAACTTTGGATGCTGCTTTTTTAATGGTGACCAACGGAATTAATCATTATTATTGTCAAATGGATTTTGAAGAGGAGCGCTATACGTTTTTAAGAGATTTACCCTCCTACTACCCAAATCCATCAACCCTTTGA
- the holA gene encoding DNA polymerase III subunit delta, whose translation MDEVKQIVTDIRNGNLKPIYFLMGEEPYYIDKISDYIEDNVLAEEEKGFNQMVLYGRDISVEDIVSNAKRFPMMAERQVVIVKEAQDLARQIEKLASYAENPQPSTVLVLNYKYKKIDKRKALYKSIKKTGVVYESKKLYENQVADWIRRVLSGQNYSITPKAAQMLVEFLGTDLSKISNELDKLKIILPKGTEISAEQIELNIGISKDYNNFELRKAIGEKNTLKAFQIVNYFADNPKDNPMVVTVSLLFSFFSQLLQLHGLSDKNPRNVASALKINPYFVNEYILAARNYPMRKVSAIVETLRTFDVKSKGVGANAIPQGDLLKELLVKIFN comes from the coding sequence TTGGACGAGGTTAAACAGATAGTTACAGATATTAGGAACGGAAATTTAAAACCTATCTACTTTTTGATGGGGGAAGAACCCTATTATATAGATAAAATATCCGATTATATTGAAGACAATGTACTCGCGGAAGAGGAGAAAGGCTTTAACCAAATGGTGTTGTACGGGCGTGATATTTCGGTAGAAGATATTGTTAGTAATGCCAAGCGTTTCCCGATGATGGCAGAACGTCAAGTAGTGATTGTTAAAGAAGCTCAAGATTTGGCGCGACAAATAGAAAAGTTGGCCTCTTATGCTGAAAATCCACAGCCTTCAACCGTCCTGGTGCTCAATTATAAGTACAAGAAAATTGATAAGCGTAAAGCACTTTATAAAAGTATTAAAAAGACAGGAGTAGTCTATGAAAGTAAAAAGCTTTACGAAAACCAAGTAGCCGATTGGATTAGACGGGTGCTTTCAGGACAAAACTATAGCATTACACCAAAGGCGGCCCAAATGCTAGTGGAGTTTTTAGGAACCGATTTAAGCAAGATCAGTAATGAGCTGGATAAGCTTAAAATTATTCTGCCTAAAGGTACCGAGATTTCAGCTGAGCAAATAGAGCTAAATATTGGAATTAGTAAGGACTATAACAACTTTGAGCTTAGAAAGGCGATTGGAGAAAAAAATACCTTGAAGGCCTTTCAGATTGTCAATTATTTTGCCGATAACCCAAAGGATAATCCTATGGTGGTTACCGTGTCCCTTTTGTTTAGTTTTTTCTCCCAACTCCTACAACTACATGGACTGAGCGACAAAAATCCTAGAAATGTGGCTTCTGCCTTAAAAATCAATCCTTATTTTGTAAACGAATACATTTTGGCTGCGCGTAACTACCCAATGAGAAAAGTGAGTGCCATTGTGGAAACCTTGCGTACTTTTGATGTCAAAAGTAAAGGGGTGGGGGCGAACGCTATTCCCCAGGGAGATTTATTAAAGGAGCTTCTGGTTAAAATCTTCAATTAA